DNA from Desulfuromonas sp. AOP6:
GAAGCGGCCAAAGCCGCCGCTTATCTGGAGAACCGCAACTACGTCATCCCCGAGGATGTCAAGATGGTGGCCGGGGCCGTGGGCGCCCATCGCCTCATCCTGCGCCCCGAGAACGAGACCCTGAACAAGGAGGAGGTACTGCAATCGGTTCTCAAAAGTCTGCCGGTTCCCCTGGCCTGAAACTGACCCGGGCGGGAGCCCTTTACATCGTCATGACCCTGCTGCTGGGCTTCGGGGCCGTCAACACCGGCAACAACCTCATCTACCTGCTGGTCTCCGCCCTGCTCGGCTTCATGGTCATCTCCGGCATTCTGGGCAAACGCAACCTCGACGGACTGCAGGTACGCCTGCGCTTTGCCGACGAGATCTACGACGGCCACCCGACGCTGGTGGGGGTCGAGCTGACCAACCGGCGCCGCTTCCTGCCGGCGCAGCTCATTGAAGTTGAGCTCGGACAGGAACCCGAACCCGTGCTTTTCCCGCTGGTGCCCGCCGGCGAGCAGGAAGCCGGCCGTCTGCTGCTGACCCTGAGCGGCCGCGGCCCGCGCACCTTCTCGTCCATCCACATCCGCTCTCGCTACCCCATCAACTTTTTCGTGCGTTCTCTCCAGCTGGCCATCGAAGAGAGATGCGTCATCTTTCCGGCACCGCAGCCCTGTGCGCCGCCGCCCACCTCCAGCGGCCGCCTGCCCGCAGGGGAGCAGGCCGTACCCCAGCGTGGCCAGGAAGGGGATGTGGACCGCATCCACGAATACCGGCCCGGCGATCCCCTGCGGCTCATTCACTGGAAGCTATCCGCCAAGCACGATCAGTTCAAGGTCAAGGACCTGGCGGCCGTGTCCGGCGACCCCCTGTGGGTCGACCCGCGCGCCTGTCCGGGCGCCAGCCTGGAAGAACGTCTGCGCTGCGCCGTCTACCTGATCAACCTGTGCGGGCGGCAAAACCGTCCCGTGGGTCTGAAACTCCCTGGGCATCGCTTCTCCCCGGCGACGGGGCGCCTGCACCGCCTGAAACTCCTTCATCATCTGGCCGGCTATGGTAAACATTAAACGTCTGCTCGACTTCTTCACCTACGCCATCGTCCTGCTGGGGACGCTGCCCCTCTTCCCGCATCTCGACCTGCCGGTCAGGGCCCTGCTCCCTCTTGCCCTGATCGCGGCCCTGATTGCCGACCACCGGGGGCGCACCCTGCTGAAGACGCCGGCGGCAACCCTGCTCACCCTGGCATTTTTTGCCTATTACGGCCTGACTCTTTCCCTGGCCAATTTCATTCTGCCGCTGGTCAACCTCCTCGTGTTGCTCCTGGCCGTCCTTCTGCTTACCGCCAGAACGGGGCGCAACACCCTGCAGGCCTTCGTGCTGTCGCTGTTCGCCCTGGCCAGCTCGACCCTCATCACCCTGAGCCCCTATTTTCTCCTCTTCATGGTGCTGCAGATCCTGCTCATCACCGTCGGTCTGGTGCTGCTGGCCTATTTCGTCGCCGATCCGCAGCTGTCCCTGTCCCGCCAGCAGATACGGCGCCTGCTCTCCTTTGCCCTTATCCTGCCGGTGACTTCATTGCTGCTGATGGCGCTCATCTTCCCCATCCTCCCCCGCACCCAGCGCCCCGTCTGGGGCTTTCTCAATCCCGCCATCGCCGCCACCGCCGGCTTCAGCGAACAGGTCAAGCCCGGCTCCGTCGCCGAGCTCAATGCCGTCAAGCAGGTGGTCTTCCGGGCCGAAAGCCCGCTGCAGCCGCAGGAGGAGCTTTACTGGCGCGGCATTGTCCTCGACACCCTGCGCGGCAACACCTGGCTGCGCGGTGACGATCGCAGCGTGCGCGGCAGCCGCCTCGAAGGCGGCCGCCCGGTGCAGCAGACGATTTCTCTCGAACCCCAGTCAGGCGGCTATCTGTTCGCCCTCGACCTGCCCGAATCCCTGCAGGGCATCCGTCACCGCAGCTCTCCTGATCTGGTCCATTACACCTCCCAGTCCCAGCGGCAGCGGGTGCGTTACGAAGCGGTCTCCCGCCTGGGAGCGACCCTGCAGGAAGTCGGTCGCAGTGATCTGGAAATCCTGCTGGCAGTGCCTCCCACCCTTCCCGCCCGCCTCAGAGCTGTGGGCGAGCGGATTCGCCAGCAAGGCCGCACCGTTGAGGAGAAAATCGCCCTGACGGAAGATTTTTTCCTGCAGCAGCAGCTCTCCTACGCCACCAGCGACCTGCCCGATTCGCAGAATCCCCTGGACGATTTCCTCTTCGGCAAGCGGCGCGGCTACTGTGAATTCTTCGCCTCCTCCTTCGCCGTCATCCTGCGGCAGGCCGAAGTGCCCACCCGCCTGGTCGGCGGCTATCTGGGCGGCGACTACAACGGCCTCGGCGGCTACTACCTCGTTACCGAAGACATGGCCCACGTCTGGGTCGAAGCCCGCCTCGAAGACGGCCGCTGGACACGTATCGACCCCAGCCGCCTCGCCATCAACGCCGCCACCGCCGTGCGCGGCAGCAATCCCGCCCACCTCGGCGTTCTGCGCCAACTCGCCGATTCAGCCAGCCATTTCTGGGCCCACAGCATCCTCAACTACGACCTTCTACGCCAGATCGAGATTCTGCGCAACACGGGCGAACGCCTGAATAAACCGACCTGGCGGCCGCAAGAAATCCCCAGCGGTCTGTTCCCCCTCGCCGCCGCAGCCGTCGCTATCATCCTGGGCTACACGGTCTGGCACCGGCGCAAAAGCCGGGAGCAAAGACTGGTGGCCCGCTTTCAGCGCTTGGCCGCCAAGCAGTTGGGCCTGGCGTCCATCCCCCCGCACATCGGGATTCACGAACTTGCCCGCCGCCTGAAAGATCCGCTCGCCCACGAATTCGCCGAGCGCTACGGTCAGGCCATCTACCAGGATCGACGACTCAGTCGGGCAGAGATTCGGGAATTGAATGATTTGCTGAGTCGGATGCGAGGGCAGAAGGTGTGATTGAGAGGATTGGGGAAGAGACCCTCAGGAAATTCCTGATTTCGGATTGATTTTATTTGGGGTAGGATGGCTGGCGTTTAAAAAGCAAGAGGGTGAAAGTCATCATTTGACTGGGCTGGTCTTAGCGGGCCCTTGTTAAAGCCTAGCTTTAGGGTAGGCATTTTCTAATTTTTAACGTGCTGAATTTATTGGAAATTTTAACCGATATGACGGTAACCGGTATATCCAATATACCGGTTACCGCCTAATCCCTGTTATATCGCTTGTTGGTATTCGTACCTAAGAGCTTCTGCAAACTCTTCTCCAGTACAAGGGTAATCATTTCGTTGCGGCTCCAACCAATCTGCTACATCCAGCATTGCAGATTCATAAATTGACCTTGCAAGGTCTTTTTCACAATTGATAATAAATTTGTGAGATTCCCACCATTTTTCAAACATTCTTATCTCCTTCAAATAGCGCAATATAACCAGGGGGTGTAGCGGAAAATTCAACAGCAGTGCTTCTCGATACAAATCGTTTGTTCTCCGCCGTCTCTGCGTTTCCGCTAACCCCATATCCGTTATAAGGCCAAATGAATAAAAAGATTAAATATATTCTCTGGGGAGCAATCCTGTTGTTGCCGGCATTATTTCGGATGCTATTCGAGGTCCTTGGCTTAATCGCACTCGGTGGCTATTTGCTGTATTACACCCCGATATCCTTCCTTGGCGAACCATTTTTCATCCCGAACTCAGACTTGGGTTTCTTGCCGTCATGGAAGGGCATTTTGATAACTGCAATCATTTATTCTGGCGTTTATTGGACGAGTCTTTGGTTATTTAAGATTTGCAAAGATAAATACAAAACAAGCCCAAAGGCTGCCTTATAACCAGCAAATCAAGCGGACGGAAAATAGCTCGGGGCTTCCCGAAAAACAAAACCAAATTGCGGTAGTAGGCCGAACCTTCACGTCGCCGCCGCTTATCGCGAACCGTTAGCAGGCAAAAATTGAAAAGGCATAAATTTCAGTCCCCATTTTCGGGCAACTTTGAAAGCTGAAAATTTATTCCTTTTTCGAGCAGTAAAATTGAATCAAAATGGAAAACTTCGGAGGGGTTCGAAACGATCAGCAGAAAACAAACATTCTGCCCCGTCGATCAAAAGCAAATAACTGCATAAAATCAAAGGCATCAAGTTTTGCGGTGGAAATTTGAATCATCCTTCCACTTGCGAAGCCTGCTAACAACGTAATCAACCGGACGGAAAATGGCAGCTGCTAATCCGAAAAGCATAATCAAATTGCGGTGGTGTTCGAGCATTTCGTCGCCGCCGGTTATCATGAACCGTTAGATTTCAGAAAATAAAATATGAAAACTAGCCCCATAAAAATAATTTTAGCTGCAAATTTCATCTTTCTGATATTGAGCGTCGTTTGCATATCGAATGCATATTTTGGGGGCGTCGATGGCCTTTCGGTCAGTGAAGAAAAAACAAATAAAATCAAAGCAACAATTCAAAACGAAACGAACATTGAAAAACTAAGAAGCTTCGCCCTCATAAGTCTTGAAGCTCAAAATGGTGCATACGAAGCAGTGGATTCAGCGGTCGAAGTGTCAAGCACAGCAATCAAATTTTTCAGCATCATGTTCGCGTTCAACACTATATTTTTGTTGAGCTATCTACTTAAAAATAAAAAGAAATCTAACAAACTAATCAACCGGACGGAAAATACGAGCTGCTAATCCGAAAAACAAAATCAAATTGCGGTGGTGTTCGAGCAGTTCGTCGCCGCCGGTTATCACGAACCGTTAGGTGTCAAAATTGAAAAGAAAAATAATCACACGTAAAGCATATAATTTAATGCTGGCAGGAGCAGTATTCATGGTGGCATTTACATCATATGAAACAATAAAATTAATAAATAGAGACATTGAATATTTAGGAAGCAGTTCTGTTATACAACTTGTATTTATGTCGTTTTTCTTTATAGGTTCACTTATTTATTTCAAGCCAGAAGAAAAAAAACACCTAACAACTTAATCAACCGGACGGAAAATACGTCTGCGCTAAATTGAAAAACAAAATCTAAAATTGCGGTGGGTCACGCAAGTTCGCGTCGCCGCCGGTTATCATGAACCGTTGTGCGCTAATATAGGTAACAATGAATAAAAAATTTTTCTTATTAAGTGTACCGATCTCTTTAATTTTAGCTTTTATTGCTATAAAACTTATATTACTTACTGGGTTCGACCATCAAATCCGTGAACTTGTCGCTACAATTGAAACCGATAAAAATAGTGAATTTAAATATAAAGTTTCAATGTCTCTATCAATTCTGGCATTTCTATCTGTAAATTCATTTATTTGTTTCAAGCTGGCCAAGACAAAAGGACTTGATCCCAAGAAATGGGCTAGAAAAGGTTTTCTATATAGTATTTATGCCATAGCATATTTGCTATTTTTCACCGAACAGCAGAAAACAAATAAGCGCACAACCAAATAATCAAGCGGACGGGTAAAACGCGGTGCTTCTCGATAAAAGTTCTGTGGTACTCGCAGGTTTCATCGCCGCCGCTTATCACCGCCGTTAGGTTTCAGAAATGGAATTGAGCACTGCAATAACATTAATGATTATCGCAGCCTATTTCGGCTTCTCGGGGTTATATTTTCTGAACTACCTCAGAAAAGAGGAAGTTGTTGAATTTAATTCAATACAATTACTGGTATCTTTTGCCGGGAACGTGAGCAATATTCCGAAATTTTATAAAGCCTTCTACCAAGCCCACGAAGAAAAGCATAAAAAAGCAATAACTGCTTCAATGCTGTGGTTGCACTTAGCTTGTCCTGTTTTGTTTTGGGTTGTCGTCGCTATTGAAGCAGCGTAAGCGAAAAGAAACCTAACAACTAAATCAACGCGGACGGGGAATACGTCTGTGCAATTTTGAAAAATCAAAACCAAATTGCGGTGGGTCGCGAGCGTCGTTTCGCCCGCCGGTTATCATGAACCGTTAGGCGTTTAAATGAACATAGAAAAGATAACGTCAGAATTTGTCTCCATAATAGATGTTGCGATTTTGGAAGCTGAAAAAGAAATTCTGGCCGCTCAAAAAACAAAAAATGATCTGCTTGCCGAACATTGTAAAAAGATAATTCAATATTTAAATGGAATAAGAGAGATGGCAATTTCAGGGGAACTCCCACGCATCTCAAATTCAGGAATTGGTGTTCTTCAGGGTGTGAGTGACTGGGACGTTTCAAAAAGTTTTTTTAAGGCATGTGCTGAAGTCGAAAAATATTACCAAAATAAATACAACGCCTAACAATCAAATCAAGCGGACGGTTAAACCGCGGTGCTTCTCATAAAAGTTCCGTGGTTCTCGCAGGCTTCGTCGCCGCCGCTTATCACTACCGTTAGGTGGCAAAAATAGATAAAATGAAGAACATAAATTCAAACAAAAATAATGATCTTGTTCTCAAATATCTTGCACGTGGAAAACGAAAAGCGGCACCCGTATACGAATCACCCGATACTGCTGAAAACCCATATGTGCGGCAGGGTGCACACCCTGACATCGTGATGCGGATTTGGGACGAAATTGGAAAGAGTTTACCAACGGATTGTCGTTGCCTAATCTACGGAACACCAGCACTCATTCATCACAAAACAGGGACAATTATGGCAATTGCCATAGGGACCCAATATGGTTTACTGCTTTCAACCGAATCCATTCAAAAAGCGCGGAAGGCTGGCGCTAGAACTCACACTAAATGGTCTGACGGCACAGACATGAATATAGACCAGGCCCTTGGTCAAAACTGGTTTTTCGGCGGGTGGTTCAGCGATGAAGTTACTTGGTGTGTAGATATTTACGACGAACTTGAACAAACCACCTAACCACGAAATGAAGGCGGACGAAAAGTAGCGCGGTTGTTCTCGAAAAGGTCTCTACTAGGCCGAACCGGAACGTTGTCGCCGCTTATCTCAAACCGTTAGCAGGAAAATGAAAAGCAAATGCAAAAAGTTGAGTTCACCTTCATGGTGGTCGCCTTCATATGTCTTTTTGTAATTGTCATTAGGGCAAAACCATCCTTATGGGGCGGAATTAAATCAACAGAAATGCAAAAAAGGCTAGATAACAAAGACAAAATACTGGCGATTGTTGCATCAGTTTGTTTTTCCATTGCAATGGCCTTGCTTTTCACTCGCATTTAAAGGCGGCCTGCTAACCAAAATTTCAAGCGGACAGTTCGACAGCAGTGGTTCTCGAAAAATTCAGTGGTCTGCGTGGGTCTCAAACCTGCCGCTTAAATTCAACCGTTAGGTAGCAAAGAATGAACAAGATCGAATTACCTGAACATTTACGCGCCAAACTCGGTCCTGAAATGAAAATGGATATTCACTGGGTCGATGTAAAAACGGCTACTGGTGGAACTTATCGTGGAGTAGTTGTTCGAGGCGGCAGGTATATTACCGGTTTGAAGTCACACCCTAATGGCGAAGGCACAGTTCCATTTCAGGCAAATGATATTGTCAAAATAAGGCGGCAAGCAATACTACCCTGGTGGCCTTTTTGGAACTGATCGCTACCTAACCAAGCGCTCAAGCGGACTGGGTGCCACATGGGCGGTTCGCGTAAAGGTTTCTACACACTTGGAAAGGACCAGCTCCAGCCCGCTTAGCTTGGTCCGTTGTACGGCGCTTAATTTTCCCCTGCGTACCACTTGCGGTTAGGAAAGGTTTTAATTGTCCACGCTGCCAATACTTTTGCATTGTGAGTACTGAAAACAGCAAGAAACCAGCAAGCTAACAGCAGTAGTAATTCAGCAACAACTCCAAAAGGTAAAAGTAATATTCTTAAATTCATTTAGCTACCTCCCTCGAAAAATGCCGTACAACAAGCCAATGAACTGGATGGAAATAACTGTGCAGTTAAAGGCCCGTTGCCTTTCGTCGCCACCAGTTATCTCCGACGTTATGTTGCTTAAATGATTGATAGATTTTTTAATATTTTCTGCACTTTAATATTAGCCTCGCTATTTCTTGCAGAGGTGTTGATCGCTCTTGCAAAAGGCATTGGTTCTCTAGACATACCTTACTGGCTTTATATTGCCAGTATCTATTTACGTGCAGTTTCATCGGTTGCTTGCTTTTTTCTCGGCCTATACGCCGTAACCGCCAAAATGAAATTCAGATATCTACTCATTACTGTTGGGGTTTTATTTGCTTTTTTATCTGTTGCGCCTCCACTAACAGCTCTATATTTCTCCGGGGGCATCAATACCAACTACCTAAACAACACGGAACTGCAAAATTTCCATGATTCCATAAAACTTCAAAAATCAATTTTAACCTTCCATATCATTGTTTTTATTACATTATCCACTGCCTTTTGGGTAGCGTTCAAAAAGCGCAACATAACCAAATAATCAAGCGGACGGTTAAACCACAGTGCTTCACAATAAAAGTTCTGTGGTACTCGCAGGTTACGTTGCCGCCGCTTATCACTACCGTTAGACAGACCATGAATAAAATACCGACATACGTTTCACAAGTCATCGGTGGCTGGGTTTATCTGAAAGGATCAACTGTGGCCTTGCAAAATGCTGGGCTTCGCCCAGAAAGACAATTGGTTGGCGGCAGCCGAATAAAATATCCAGAAATAGACGGGTACGCTTTTGAAAACAAAGCCCTCTTTGACCTACTAAACCAACTCAATGACCTAGGGGTTGCATTTAGTGCTGGAAAAGAGTGGTGCCCATCCGAGGTAATGGAAGAAGGACAGGAGCGGGGCCTTGTACCAAAACCGTTCATGCGCATTTTCTGGACAGGCCCAGACAAGTGGCACCTCAAAGAAATCTGTCTAACCATCAAATGAAGACGGACGGTTGATACAGTTCTGCTAAGTCATTAAAAATGCGGTGGTTTTCGGTTGTCTCTGCCCCGCCGCTTATCTCTGACCGTTAGATTGCAGAGCATAAATGGAATACATATTCATACTTATCGGTTGTTTAATTGTCCTCTACGCAATTGTTGCCTTCATTTATCGAGTTATCAAAAAAGAGGCATTTTGGCCCAATTTCAAAAAAATGATTTCACTAGTTCTTGATGGTATTTTCGGAATGGGTTGAAGGCATTAAGGCGAAATCAAAAAGCAATCTAACCATCCAATCAAGCGGATGGAATAGGGCTGGGTGCTCCCAGAAAAACAAAATCAAATTGCGGTAGTAAGCCGAACCCGCTCGTCGCCACCGCTTATCGCGAACCGTTGTGTGGCAAGAATAATAAAAGGCAAATTGAATGGCGCAGCATTTTGTAACAATTGCCCAGTTTCGTGATTTGCCCTCTGCTGGCCTCGCGCAGTCGACTCTGGAAGCTGCCGGAATTCAATGTTTCCTTGATAATCAATATACAATCGGAGTCAATTGGCTTTACTCAAATGCGTTGGGTGGTGTGAAGTTGCGTGTTGCCGCTGCTGACGCAAAGAGAGCAAAAGAACTTCTTCAAATTCATACAGAAACGAATGAAGTTGAGAGAGTTCACGATGAAGAACTATTGCCAGCATCGGCTTGCCCTAATTGTGGTGCCACTGAAATAAAAACCATCAATTACCAACGCCAATTTTCGGCTTGGAGCTTACTTTTAGGTTTACCATTGCTGTTTTTTGGAAAACGCTATCGCTGCAGAAAATGTGATCATAAGTGGAAATAGCCACACAACCAGGCGGTCAAGCGGACGGGGATACGGCAATGGTCCACGATAAATGTCTACTTGGCCCACCGGCACAGCGCCGCCGCTTACCTTACCGTTAGGAATCGAAATGAATCAAATTGTACCCCTGGGCGCACTCAAAAGAGATGAACTGTACTCATTTCTTGGCGGCCTTCTCATCGCATCAATTTGGTATGTTTTGCTTGAAAATATAGGGATTTTGACTTCAAAAAGTTTCTTTACCAACCCAGCCTTCTTCATGCTCTGGTTGCTCGGGACAGCGGTCATGTGGCTTTTATACGTACTGTTATCAAATATAATCCTCATTGTTATCCAAAATAGAATCAAGCAACTCGACCACGACACCGAATTAGCCAAAATGGGCTTACAGAAACGCTTAAGTTTCTTCCATTCAACAAGCATCGAAGAAATGCATATCCAGTCCCACATTATTGGCATAATAACCACTTCGATGATTTTAATTTATTATCCAGCGGTTAGCTTTGTTGGCGACCATTTCACGTTTACTCAATTCATAATAATCCATATTAGCTACACGGGCTTTTGCTTAAGCGGCTATTTTCTTTTCTTCGTGAAAACAATGGAAATCGTAAAAGTCAATACTTTCATAAGAAATGGCTACTGTGACCTTATTGACTACAAGAAATATATAGAAGAAAGAGCAAGCCATTTTGCATCTGTGAAAAACCGTGAATATGAAGAAATTTTGGCGCACGAACACAGAAAAAATTCCTAACAAACTAATCAACCGGACGGAAAATACGTCTGTTTTAAATTGAAAACAAAATCTAAATTGCGGTGGTTGGCAAGCAGTACGTCGCCGCCGGTTATCATGAACCGTTAGCTATCGAAAAGGAATATAAGTGGAAACTTGCTACATGTGTTCGAAACAAAAAACTTCAGTTGAACACGTGCCACCACTTTGCCTTTTCCCAGAGAAAAAAGAGCACGACTTTCAAACAGACTTCAGAAAAAACCTAATCACTGTCCCCTCTTGCGATGCGCACAATTCAAAAAAATCAAAGGACGACGAATATTTAAGGTTTGTTCTTGTATCCCACTTTGAAAACAACTCTGCTGCGCAAACTCATTTCACCGGGAAAGAGCACAAAAAGGGTCAGGCCCGACAAATGGGTTTATTCGCCTTGGAACTGCGGGCTACCCCGCAAAAATCTAACAGAATAAGAAAATGGGGGAGTGTCCCTAATTTTTCACAAGCGTCACCAAAAAACACCAAAATAGTAATTTTTTCAAGGATCAAAATATGAACAAACTAATTT
Protein-coding regions in this window:
- a CDS encoding DUF3488 and transglutaminase-like domain-containing protein encodes the protein MVNIKRLLDFFTYAIVLLGTLPLFPHLDLPVRALLPLALIAALIADHRGRTLLKTPAATLLTLAFFAYYGLTLSLANFILPLVNLLVLLLAVLLLTARTGRNTLQAFVLSLFALASSTLITLSPYFLLFMVLQILLITVGLVLLAYFVADPQLSLSRQQIRRLLSFALILPVTSLLLMALIFPILPRTQRPVWGFLNPAIAATAGFSEQVKPGSVAELNAVKQVVFRAESPLQPQEELYWRGIVLDTLRGNTWLRGDDRSVRGSRLEGGRPVQQTISLEPQSGGYLFALDLPESLQGIRHRSSPDLVHYTSQSQRQRVRYEAVSRLGATLQEVGRSDLEILLAVPPTLPARLRAVGERIRQQGRTVEEKIALTEDFFLQQQLSYATSDLPDSQNPLDDFLFGKRRGYCEFFASSFAVILRQAEVPTRLVGGYLGGDYNGLGGYYLVTEDMAHVWVEARLEDGRWTRIDPSRLAINAATAVRGSNPAHLGVLRQLADSASHFWAHSILNYDLLRQIEILRNTGERLNKPTWRPQEIPSGLFPLAAAAVAIILGYTVWHRRKSREQRLVARFQRLAAKQLGLASIPPHIGIHELARRLKDPLAHEFAERYGQAIYQDRRLSRAEIRELNDLLSRMRGQKV
- a CDS encoding DUF2007 domain-containing protein, which codes for MAQHFVTIAQFRDLPSAGLAQSTLEAAGIQCFLDNQYTIGVNWLYSNALGGVKLRVAAADAKRAKELLQIHTETNEVERVHDEELLPASACPNCGATEIKTINYQRQFSAWSLLLGLPLLFFGKRYRCRKCDHKWK
- a CDS encoding DUF58 domain-containing protein → MTLLLGFGAVNTGNNLIYLLVSALLGFMVISGILGKRNLDGLQVRLRFADEIYDGHPTLVGVELTNRRRFLPAQLIEVELGQEPEPVLFPLVPAGEQEAGRLLLTLSGRGPRTFSSIHIRSRYPINFFVRSLQLAIEERCVIFPAPQPCAPPPTSSGRLPAGEQAVPQRGQEGDVDRIHEYRPGDPLRLIHWKLSAKHDQFKVKDLAAVSGDPLWVDPRACPGASLEERLRCAVYLINLCGRQNRPVGLKLPGHRFSPATGRLHRLKLLHHLAGYGKH